A single region of the Liolophura sinensis isolate JHLJ2023 chromosome 9, CUHK_Ljap_v2, whole genome shotgun sequence genome encodes:
- the LOC135475288 gene encoding mitochondrial inner membrane protein OXA1L-like — MAGLLRPHAFRSVKLTYVHLCSGDLSTNFFKSNFTGKCRTHHFLAQGRERNRLKSLCFHRHKCHNDRLLVAVCGVRWNSTQTPSSATPSSAVGDVPAGYIPEPPPLPEPVEIADCLNALGEPTLQSLGLAGMWPSGLVQSSLEMLHVSAGLPWWGSIAVFTVFLRLCMFPLVIKSQRNAANLSNHMPTMARLQDRFSKARMSGNTLEAARAGEELMSFMKRNEIKPFKNFLVPLAQLPVFVSMFVGLRQMANLPVESMKTGGMFWFTDLTVADPFYALPLLTMATFLLTVEVGVDGVKANTMTHGMKWFMRAMPVFIFPFISNFPMAMLCYWMTSNTFSLIQVLFLKIPTVRTFFEIPEIVKHEPSTVPKKKGFVEGFRSSMNNAKLMNEMEDRERVDAIRFREAGLGPLQKTYKYDPTKVQQQTPTKAISAKSKS; from the exons ATGGCAGGACTCCTGCGGCCGCATGCGTTTCGAAGTGTCAAACTAACATATGTTCATCTCTGCAGTGGTGATCTCTCTACAAACTTCTTTAAG tCAAATTTCACAGGAAAATGTCGCACTCATCATTTCCTGGCTCAGGGAAGGGAAAGAAATCGTTTAAAATCTCTGTGTTTTCACCGGCATAAGTGTCACAATGACAGACTACTTGTGGCAGTGTGTGGAGTGCGATGGAATAGCACCCAGACCCCCTCCTCAGCCACACCA AGTTCAGCAGTAGGAGATGTTCCAGCTGGCTATATCCCTGAGCCCCCACCTCTGCCTGAACCGGTAGAGATCGCAGACTGCCTGAATGCCCTGGGGGAACCCACCTTACAGAGTTTAGGACTGGCTGGCATGTGGCCTAGTGGACTCGTGCAGTCATCTTTGGAGATGCTGCACGTCTCGGCTGGCCTACCCTGGTGGGGTTCTATTGCAGTCT TCACAGTGTTTCTCCGTCTGTGTATGTTTCCCCTGGTGATTAAGTCTCAGAGGAATGCAGCCAACCTCAGCAACCACATGCCCACCATGGCACGGCTACAGGACAGGTTCTCCAAGGCCAGGATGAGTGGAAATACCTTGGAAG CTGCCCGAGCTGGGGAAGAACTGATGAGTTTcatgaaaagaaatgaaattaaaccATTCAAGAATTTCTTGGTTCCCTTGGCACAG CTGCCTGTGTTCGTGTCAATGTTTGTGGGTCTGAGACAGATGGCTAACCTGCCGGTTGAGAGCATGAAGACTGGGGGAATGTTCTGGTTCACAGATCTGACTGTAGCAGACCCTTTTTATGCCCTGCCATTGCTCACCATGGCAACTTTCCTCTTAACTGTAGAA GTGGGAGTTGACGGCGTAAAAGCAAACACGATGACACATGGCATGAAATGGTTCATGAGAGCTATGCCTGTATTCATCTTCCCATTCATCTCTAACTTCCCCATG GCCATGCTGTGTTACTGGATGACCTCCAACACATTCTCTCTGATTCAAGTCCTTTTCCTAAAGATACCAACTGTCAGGACATTTTTTGAAATACCCGAGATTGTCAAACACGAGCCCTCTACAGTGCCAAAGAAGAAGGGATTTGTGGAGGGGTTCAGAAGCA GTATGAACAATGCTAAGCTGATGAATGAGATGGAGGATAGAGAGCGTGTGGATGCTATCAGGTTCAGAGAGGCAGGACTAGGGCCATTACAGAAGACCTATAAGTATGACCCCACCAAAGTCCAGCAACAGACACCCACAAAAGCCATCAGTGCTAAGTCCAAGTCGTAA